The Lytechinus pictus isolate F3 Inbred chromosome 17, Lp3.0, whole genome shotgun sequence genome contains a region encoding:
- the LOC129280606 gene encoding Y+L amino acid transporter 2-like, whose amino-acid sequence MESRHGNQKIEEENNGDSDARIGVDDEHEVKLERRLSLLDGTMINIGVIIGSGIFISPKGVLAGVDSVGATLCIWLAGGVFSVFGAICYAELGTMIPASGGTYTYVRVIFGDLWGFLSCWSLTFFSSSIANAVIALMISKYCLEPFYPDSECPPPRVAVKLIAVAAVLFITFVNCWDVKLSSRLQNVTSFTKLVALGVIIVMGLVKLANGHTENFQNPFASTNIQGLAPAFYSCLFSYTQVGKV is encoded by the coding sequence ATGGAAAGCAGACATGGCAATCAGAAAATTGAAGAGGAGAACAATGGGGACTCCGACGCCCGGATCGGTGTCGATGATGAACACGAAGTGAAGCTTGAACGCCGGCTTAGTCTCCTGGATGGCACCATGATCAACATCGGTGTCATCATCGGATCCGGAATCTTCATTTCACCAAAGGGTGTCCTGGCCGGTGTCGACAGCGTAGGCGCCACCTTGTGTATCTGGCTGGCTGGCGGTGTCTTTTCTGTCTTCGGCGCTATTTGTTACGCCGAGCTAGGTACGATGATCCCAGCATCGGGAGGCACTTACACCTATGTCAGGGTAATCTTCGGAGACCTTTGGGGATTCCTAAGCTGTTGGTCTCTTACATTCTTTTCTTCATCTATCGCCAATGCTGTAATTGCGTTGATGATTTCCAAGTACTGCCTTGAGCCATTTTACCCTGATTCGGAATGTCCGCCGCCAAGGGTAGCCGTCAAACTTATCGCCGTTGCAGCCGTTCTGTTCATCACGTTTGTGAATTGTTGGGACGTGAAGCTCTCGTCCCGTCTCCAGAACGTGACGTCGTTCACCAAACTTGTCGCTCTCGGCGTCATCATCGTCATGGGGTTGGTCAAACTCGCGAACGGACACACCGAAAACTTTCAAAACCCTTTCGCATCGACAAACATCCAAGGACTTGCGCCAGCGTTCTACTCTTGCCTCTTCTCTTATACGCAGGTTGGCAAAGTCTAA